A region from the Deltaproteobacteria bacterium genome encodes:
- a CDS encoding M48 family peptidase: protein MADTRRRRLHPLRDLRADEFQHPADAAATEALKKVPGLDKAVAKIMEYGLERLFYLDNVASNVRVTERMFGRMHRQLSWACKILGVDEPELYVTVDPYPNAWTYGHTRPFVVLTSALVDMLDEEELLFVIAHELGHIKAGHVLYTIVARNIAAIMALVGQATLGIGSLLGQGLVYALLEWYRKAELTADRAGLLAVQDIDPCIRTFMKLAGGATRLYDQMDRDAFLEQIDAYEDADRSDLNRAYKVLLTLGRTHPFAIERAKELLAWHAGGYRDLFDRRGIDLDA, encoded by the coding sequence ATGGCCGACACGCGACGCAGGCGCTTGCACCCTCTGCGCGACCTTCGCGCCGACGAGTTCCAACACCCGGCCGACGCAGCGGCCACCGAGGCGCTCAAGAAGGTGCCCGGCCTCGACAAGGCGGTGGCCAAGATCATGGAATACGGGCTCGAGCGCCTGTTTTATCTCGACAATGTCGCGAGCAACGTGCGCGTGACCGAGCGCATGTTCGGTCGCATGCACCGCCAACTGTCGTGGGCGTGCAAGATTCTCGGCGTGGACGAGCCGGAGCTGTACGTGACGGTCGACCCGTACCCGAATGCGTGGACGTACGGCCATACGCGCCCGTTCGTCGTCTTGACGTCTGCGCTCGTCGACATGCTCGACGAGGAGGAGCTGCTGTTCGTGATCGCGCACGAACTCGGCCACATCAAGGCCGGCCACGTGCTGTACACGATCGTGGCGCGCAACATCGCGGCGATCATGGCGCTCGTCGGCCAGGCGACCCTAGGGATCGGCTCGCTGCTGGGGCAGGGGCTCGTCTACGCGCTGCTCGAATGGTACCGCAAGGCGGAGCTGACGGCCGATCGCGCCGGCCTGCTCGCGGTCCAGGATATCGACCCGTGCATCCGCACGTTCATGAAGCTCGCCGGCGGCGCGACGCGCTTGTACGACCAGATGGACCGCGACGCGTTCCTCGAACAGATCGACGCCTACGAGGACGCCGATCGTTCCGATCTCAACCGCGCGTACAAGGTGCTGCTCACGCTCGGCCGGACCCATCCGTTCGCGATCGAGCGCGCCAAGGAACTGCTCGCGTGGCACGCCGGCGGCTACCGCGACCTGTTCGACCGCCGGGGGATCGATCTCGACGCGTGA
- a CDS encoding glycoside hydrolase family 31 protein, with amino-acid sequence MRLASLALGALACGGEAGPPPPDVVAVGPVSIETDPLCLRAAGGTAAFEVCGFVEVGRVEAVDPGRYYDPRGDDAVTWHAAARAVAWDPATGALTLDNGATLTVTDGPAPDTATLAVDVAGDADGAALVRLAWPLAAGEPIYGFGENFASADAAGSVREMQFRVDLDSESSLNEVHVPVPLALWPARGAGVFVEDARPGAFDVGAARADRVLATVARTEPGPVRAHVFVAGEPLDLCRRYAALTALPAVPPKWAFAPQQWRNEHDSSDQVREDAQAMRALDIPGSAIWIDNPWQTGYNTFEFDETRFSEPAALVADLRALGYRVVVWSTPYVNRGGPTAADFADAAERGYLVTDGAAPVVFPWQDGPGALVDFTADGATQWWRERIARATALGVSGFKLDFGEDLVPELGGRLTPFRLAAGTAQTLHNAYQYGYHEAYLGALPPGDGWLITRAGSFGEQAVNTTIWPGDLDNDFSRHGVDNGDGQRNVGGLPAAVAAGLSLSVSGYPFFGSDIGGFRNGEPTPEALIRWAEYAALGTIMQLGGGGASHNPWDVDRFGPDALAIYRRYARLHMDLVPYLYTLAVRAGTDGTPVVRPTRFIYPDARSDDATYLVGDALFVAPVIEEGATTRVVAFPPGRWIDWWTGVAETEPERQVPAPLDRLPLWRRANAFVPMFARAADTLAPATDPAVRSYADPAYGRHLALWITPDGPRADIALYDGATASAERTGDVYRLSAAAGDEFDTFVFALDLRASDLRLDPSAVLPEGDPDGCDACYRERDGVLYVRTGPGTVDVPIAAATARR; translated from the coding sequence GTGCGACTGGCATCGCTGGCGCTCGGCGCGCTCGCCTGCGGCGGCGAGGCCGGCCCGCCGCCACCGGACGTGGTCGCGGTCGGGCCGGTGTCGATCGAGACCGATCCGCTGTGTCTGCGCGCGGCGGGCGGCACGGCGGCGTTCGAAGTGTGCGGCTTCGTCGAGGTCGGGCGCGTGGAGGCGGTCGACCCCGGCCGTTACTACGATCCGCGCGGCGACGACGCGGTGACCTGGCACGCGGCGGCGCGCGCGGTGGCGTGGGACCCGGCGACCGGCGCGCTCACCCTCGACAACGGCGCGACCCTCACCGTCACCGACGGTCCCGCCCCCGACACCGCCACGTTGGCCGTCGACGTGGCCGGCGACGCCGACGGCGCGGCGCTCGTGCGTCTCGCGTGGCCGCTCGCCGCCGGAGAGCCGATCTACGGGTTCGGCGAGAACTTCGCGTCCGCCGACGCGGCCGGCAGCGTCCGCGAAATGCAGTTTCGCGTCGACCTCGACTCGGAGTCCTCGCTCAACGAGGTGCACGTGCCGGTGCCGCTCGCGCTGTGGCCGGCGCGCGGCGCGGGCGTGTTCGTCGAAGACGCGCGGCCCGGCGCGTTCGACGTCGGCGCGGCGCGGGCCGACCGCGTGCTCGCGACCGTAGCGCGCACCGAGCCCGGCCCCGTACGCGCGCACGTGTTCGTCGCCGGCGAACCGCTCGACCTGTGCCGGCGGTACGCCGCGCTCACGGCCCTGCCCGCCGTGCCGCCCAAGTGGGCGTTCGCACCGCAGCAGTGGCGCAACGAGCACGACAGCAGCGACCAGGTGCGCGAGGACGCCCAGGCGATGCGCGCCCTCGACATCCCGGGCAGCGCGATCTGGATCGATAACCCGTGGCAGACCGGCTACAACACGTTCGAGTTCGACGAGACGCGCTTCTCCGAGCCGGCCGCGCTCGTCGCCGATCTGCGCGCGCTCGGCTATCGCGTCGTGGTCTGGTCGACGCCGTACGTCAACCGCGGCGGCCCGACCGCCGCCGACTTCGCCGACGCGGCCGAACGCGGCTACCTCGTCACCGACGGCGCCGCGCCGGTCGTGTTCCCGTGGCAAGACGGGCCGGGCGCACTGGTCGACTTCACCGCGGACGGCGCCACGCAGTGGTGGCGCGAGCGCATCGCGCGCGCGACCGCGCTGGGCGTCTCCGGCTTCAAGCTGGACTTCGGCGAGGACCTGGTGCCCGAACTCGGCGGCCGCCTCACGCCGTTTCGCCTCGCGGCCGGCACGGCGCAGACGCTGCACAACGCCTACCAGTACGGCTACCACGAGGCGTACCTCGGCGCGCTGCCGCCCGGCGACGGCTGGCTGATCACGCGGGCCGGGTCGTTCGGCGAGCAGGCGGTGAACACGACCATCTGGCCGGGCGATCTCGACAACGACTTCTCGCGCCACGGGGTCGACAACGGCGACGGACAGCGCAACGTCGGCGGCCTGCCGGCGGCCGTGGCGGCCGGCCTGTCGCTGTCGGTATCCGGGTATCCGTTCTTCGGTTCCGACATCGGCGGGTTTCGCAATGGCGAACCGACGCCCGAGGCGCTCATCCGCTGGGCCGAATACGCCGCGCTCGGCACGATCATGCAGCTCGGCGGCGGCGGCGCATCGCACAACCCGTGGGACGTCGACCGGTTCGGCCCCGACGCGCTCGCGATCTACCGCCGCTACGCCCGCCTGCACATGGACCTGGTGCCGTACCTGTACACGCTGGCGGTGCGCGCGGGGACCGACGGCACCCCGGTCGTGCGGCCGACGCGCTTCATCTACCCCGACGCGCGCAGCGACGACGCGACCTATCTCGTCGGCGACGCGCTGTTCGTCGCGCCGGTCATCGAAGAAGGCGCGACGACCCGAGTCGTCGCGTTTCCGCCGGGCAGATGGATCGATTGGTGGACCGGCGTCGCCGAGACCGAGCCGGAGCGGCAGGTTCCGGCGCCGCTGGACAGGTTGCCGCTGTGGCGTCGCGCCAATGCGTTCGTGCCGATGTTCGCACGCGCCGCCGACACGCTGGCGCCGGCGACGGACCCGGCGGTGCGGTCGTACGCCGACCCCGCCTACGGCCGCCACCTCGCCCTGTGGATCACCCCGGACGGGCCGCGCGCCGACATCGCGCTGTACGACGGCGCGACCGCCAGCGCCGAGCGCACCGGCGACGTGTACCGCTTGTCGGCCGCGGCCGGGGACGAGTTCGACACGTTCGTGTTCGCGCTCGACCTGCGCGCATCCGACCTGCGGCTGGACCCGTCCGCGGTCCTGCCCGAGGGCGACCCGGACGGTTGCGATGCGTGCTACCGCGAGCGGGATGGCGTGCTGTACGTCCGCACCGGACCGGGGACCGTCGACGTGCCGATCGCCGCGGCGACCGCGCGCCGCTGA